The genomic segment GCGTTGGCCCCGCTGGAGAGGTTGCCGTTGTAGGTGTTCTCGGCGTCGTCGCAGTCGCCGCCCGGCGGGTTGCCGCCGCCGTCGGTGACCAGCGTCAGCCCGTAGGTCTGCAGGATCTCGTTGACCGGCTGGAAGTAGGTCGTGCCGCCCGAGCTGCAGTTGCCGGAGCCGCCGGAGGTCACGCCCTGCGCCTGGCTGCCGGAGATGGCCGAGCCGCCGGAGTCGCCGGGCTCGGCGCAGGCGTTGGTGCGGATCAGGCCGCTGACCGTGCCCTGCGGGTAGGTGACCGAGGAGTTGCGGGCCTGGATGGTGCCGCAGCGCCAGCCGGTGGTCGAGCCGGACCGGCAGATCGACGAGCCGACCGGGGCGTCCTGCGACCCGGCCACCGCGACCCGGCCGCCGGAGTAGTTGTTGACCGCGCCGACCGGGGTGTTGCCCGCGGCGACGCGCACGTGGGCGTAGTCGTTGCCGGGGAAGCTGGAGCCGGCGAACTGGCCGGTGGGCTGGCTGGTGCTCGCGCCGGTGTTGCCGCAGTGCCCGGCGGTGACGAACCCGTCGGTCACCGAGAAGCCGACCGAGCAGCGGGTGCCGCTGCCGATGTAGTAGGCGTTGCCGCCGACCACGTCGATCAGCGGGCGCGGGGACTCGGCCGAGGCGACCACGGTGACCGCGTCCGCGGGCACCCCGCTGTCGGCGACGAACGAGTGCGCGGCACCGAGGGCTTCACCGCGGGAGAGCACGACGATCCGGTTGCTGGAAACGTCCACGTACCACCCGGCCACCGTGCGCGGACTGGTCGCGCTGCGACTGTCCAACTTGGACTTGAGTGCGTCCAGCTGGGCTTCGGTGCGGCTGACCACCACGGCCTCGGCGCCATCGGCGCGGGCCGTGCGCGCGGCGGCCTCACCGGTCACCGCGACGACCAGCTTCTCCTTGCCGGGGTCGTACCAGGAGCCACCGTAGCCCTGGGAGAGCTTCTTGCGCAGCAGGCGGTCGGTCTTCGCGGCACGGTCCTCATCGGACAGCCGGGCGGCCGCTTCGGTGGCGCTGATGCCGAGGTCTCGCTGCATCGCGCCGAACAGTTCGTCCGAAGTGCCCGCGACGGCGGCGGTGACCGTCATCGCGGTGAGCACACTGGTGGCCGCGGCGGCGGCTCCGAGCAGGGCGACCAGGCGTCTGGCCATGCTGGGCTCCTAGCGGTGGAGGGGTGGGGTTAAGCGACGTTAACCTCGCCTTCCACACGGCGGGAGATACCGTTTGCGTCATACCACCGGCGTCGGGCCCGGCACGCCGAATTCGGGGTGTTCGCGCAGGAAGGCCGAATACCGGGGGCTGCGCGCGGTCACGTCGCGGTAGGCGGCCCTGGCCAGTTCCAGCAGCCGCCCGGCGAAGGCCGCGGCCGCGCCGTCGGGGTGCCAGCCGAGCAGGTTGCGCCACCGCAGGGGGTTGCCGGCGATCGGCACCGCGCGCACGCCCGGCATCCGGCGGAACATCGGCTGGCACAACGCCACCGCGTCCCCGGACTCCACCAGGTCGATGCAGCTGTTCACGTCGGTCTCGTACAGGGAGCGCGGGGCGAAGCCGGCGCGGGCGCAGGCGGCGGCGAAGCAGTCGCCGAAGCAGCCGTCGCCCGGGGTGGCGCCCCAGTTCGCCTCGGCCAGGTCCGCCAGGTCGACGGCCGGGGCGGCGGCGAGCGGGTGGTCCTCGGACAGCAGCACGAACACCGGGTCGGTGGCCAGGGTCTGCCAGGCCAGTCCCGCCTGGGCCGGGGGAGGGGCGTCCCCGCAGACTCCGGCCAGGGTGAAGTCGAGGCGGCCCTCGGCGACCATCGCGGCGAGTTCGTCGGCCGACCACGAGACGTGCGTGGTGATGCGCAGGCCAGGAAGACTGGAATTGAGCTGGTGCACCAGACCGCCGAGCACGTGCCCGTTGGCGGAACCGAGCCGGAGCCGGGCCGGGGTGTCGCCGGGTTTGGTGGCGTTGGTCAGCCGGGCGGCTTCTTCTTTGAGCGTGGACACCGCGGGCAGCAGCAGCCGGGCACGGGAGAGCACCAGTTCGCCGAGCGGGGTGGGCCGCACGCCACGGCGGTCGCGGTCGAACAGCGGCCCGCCGAGGGTGCGTTCGATGCGGTGGAGCTGCGCGGTGAGCGCGGGCTGCGCCAGCCCGAGCGCCGAGGCGGCCTTGGTGATGCTCCCGGCTTCGGCGACGGTGCAGATGATCCGGAAATGGCGCAGCTCCAGCTCCATACGCCCACGTTAGGTGCCGGGAGCGGGCCGCGACAGCCCTCGGACTACTGCACTCTGATGGCGCGGGCTACGTAGGCCGGATGGAGCAACGCCGCACGCCCGCCGCGCCGGAGCGCGACGGGCGTGCGGCGCCGGTGTCCTACTTGACCGGTTCTGCCAGGGTGTCGACGCCCGGCACGCCCCGGCCGCGCAGCGAAGCGCCCTTCGTCTCCGGGACGAAGATGAGCGCGATGCCGCCGACCACGCAGGCCGCCATCATGTAGTACGCCGGGAAGATGTTGTCCCCGGTGGCGTCGATCAGCGCCTCGTTGACCACCGGCGCGGTCCCGCCGAACAACGCGGTGGACACGTTGTAGGCGATGGCGAACCCGGCGTAGCGCACGTGCGTCGGGAACATCGCCGGGAACATCGCCGAGATCGTGCTCAGCTGCGGCACGTAGAGCAGGCCGAGGATGGCGAAGGCCAGGACCGCCGCGCCGAAACCGGTGCCCATCAGCTTGAACAACGGGATGGCGAGCACGAACAAGCCGATGATCGAGACCCACCACAGCGCCTTGCGGCCGACCCGGTCGGACAGCGCGCCGGAGAACGGCAGCAGCACCATCATCGCCAGCTGCCCGATGATGATCAGCGTCAGCGAGTCGTCCGCGGACAGCTTGAGCTGGCCTTCCAGGTAGGTCGGCATGTAGGCCAGCAAGGTGTAGTTCACCACGTTGAGCGTGACCACCAGGCCGACCAGCAGCAGCAGCGGCTTCCAGAAGGCACCGAGGTCGCGCAGCTGGGTCGTGGTCTTCTGCGCGGTCTCGCCCTTGCGCTCCAGCTCGCGGAAGACCGGCGTGTCCTCCAGCTTGCTCCGCAGGTAGAGCCCGACCAGCCCGAGCGGCGCGGCGATCAGGAACGGCAGGCGCCAGCCCCAGTCGCCCATCGCCTCCGCGCTGAGCGTCTTCTGGAAGACCAGCACCAGCAGGGCGCCGAGGGTGAACCCGGCCAGCGTGCCGAACTCGAGGAAGCTGCCGTACTTGCCGCGCTTCTTGTCGGGGGCGTACTCGGCCATGAAGGTGGCCGCGCCGCCGTACTCGCCGCCGGTGGAGAAGCCCTGGATCATGCGGAGCACGATCAGCAGGATGGGCGCGAAGATGCCGAGCGTGGCGTACCCGGGCAGCAGGCCGACGCAGAAGGTGGCGCCGGCCATCAGCAGGATGGTGGTGGCGAGCACGCGCTGGCGGCCGATGCGGTCGCCCAGCGGGCCCCAGACCATGCCGCCCAGCGGGCGGATCAGGAACGAGACGGCGAAGACGAGCAGGGCGCCCAGCGTCGAGGCGGCCGGGTCCTCGCTGGGGAAGAACTGCTTGGAGATGTAGGTGGCCGTGTAGGCGTAGACACCGTAGTCGAACCACTCCGTGGCGTTACCGATCGCGGAGGCGGCGATCGCCTTCCGGAGCGTTTTCTTATCCGGTTCCACCCCCGGGCCGGCGGTCCCGTCGTGCTGGCTGACCATGAATGATCCTCCGAAATCTGGAAAGCAGTGCAGCTGGTCGTTCGGCCCCCGATACCGGTCGAACGCTGTTCATGGCCGTGCACCGCGCCCTCGCGTGTGTGGTACGGCTCGTCGATTCAAGCACCTCACCAGCGATTTCGCTGGCCGATCTTCCTCCCCGTCCCCTCGTGCCTATGGCGTCGGGGAAGGACCCTGGCCAAACGAGGGGTTCTTGTCAAGTTCACGCGCCGATAATCCGCTTTGCACCGTGCGGAATTCCCGCAGTCCCCTCCGGACTGTCCACAATGGAATCAGTGGTGAAGTACTGCGGCGCAACGAAATTTCCCGGTGCGCTAACGTGGCGGTGACAATCGGCACGGGAGGGTTCATGACGCAGGTGTTCGACATCGGCCCGGCGGTCCGGCGGCTGAAAGCCCTGGTGAGCGGGGTGCGGGAGGATCAGCTCGGGGCCCCGACGCCCTGCGCCAGTTATGCGATCGAAACACTGCTCGACCACATCCACGGCCTTTCACGGGGTTTCCAGGCCGCCGCGCGCAAGGACCTCGGGCCGCTGACCGCGGCCGCGCCGCAGCCGAGGGCGGGCGCGCTGGGGGACGACTGGCGCACCCGGATCCTCGCCGAGCTGGACGCGCTCGCCGAAGCCTGGCGCGCGCCCGAAGCGTGGGATGGGATGACCACGGCGGGCGGCGTGGAACTGCCGGGCGCGGTCGCGGGCCAGGTCGCGCTGAACGAACTGCTCGTGCACGGCTGGGACCTGGCGAAGGCGACCGGGCAGCCGTTCGAGGCCGATCCCGCGGAGGTCGAGGTGGCCACCGGCTTCGTCCGCATGATCGCGCCACCGGATCAGCCGCGTGATCCCGGTCTCTTCGGTCCCGTCGTGGAAGTGCCCGAAGACGCGAGCGCGCTGGAACAATTGCTCGGCCTGAGCGGGCGCGACCCGTCGTGGCGCGTTCCGGCCTGACCATTCGCGAGCTGGGCGGCGGCGAAAGCGAGTTTCTCCGGGTTGAGCACGTTCCGGATCTCGCTCAGCCGTCCCCCGGTGAATTCCGGCACCATGACCGCGATCAGCGCACCCGACTCGAACACCAGCAGCGCGGGTTCGCCGTTGACCGGTGCCACGGTGAATCCGGCGCTCGCCAGGCGCGGGTGCCGGGCCAGCCCGAGCAGGAAGCGCAGCACCTTGGCGCGGCCGGTGATCGGGCGGCGTGCGGCGCTGACCTTGCCGCCGCCGTCGGACCAGGCGACCACGTCCTCGGCGAGCAACCGCTCCAGCGTGGGCAGGTCACCCCGGTGCATGGCCGTGAGCAAGCGCTCCACGACCTCCTTGTGCACCGGGGCCTCGAACCGCTTGCGCGGCTCGCCGACGTGTTCGCGCGCACGCCGGTAGAGCTGTCGCGCGTTCGCTTCGGAGACGCCCAGGAGGCCGGCGATCTCCCGGTGGCTGTAGTCGAAGCCCTCGCGGAGCACGAAGGCCGCCCGTTCGGCCGGGGTGAGCCGCTCCAGCAGCACCAGCACGCCGAACCGGAGCGAGTCGAGCTGTTCGACTGTTTCCAACGGCCCCATCCCGGTGACCACCGGCTCGGGCAGCCAGGGGCCGGTGTAGCGCTCGCGGCGGGCGCGGGCGGAGGTGAGCCGGGTGAGGCAGAGGTTGGCGGCCACCCGGGTCAGCCAGGCCGCCGGGGTGGCCACGGGCCCGGCCTTCTCCCACCGGAGGTAGGCCTCCTGCACCACGTCCTCGGCCTCGGCGGCCTCGCCGAGCATCCGGTAGGCCAAGGAGAACAGGCGGGGCCGGGCGGCCTCGAACTGTTCCAGCGATCCAGCGGTCACGCCGTCCAGCTTGCCAGGATCCCGGCACGGTGAACCGGCACCGTTACGACACCCGGGGTGGGTCAATCACCAATCGTCCGCACCCGAAGGATGGTTCAGTAACCGAGCGTGACCGGGTGAGCGTGACCACAGGGTGGGATGGAGCGCTCAAATAGCCGCTACCGGTGCCCTGGGGCTTGCCGTAGCGTCCTCCGTCAGGTGTACACCGTCGCTTTTCCCGGCCCTTTCCTTCCCTGCCTTGGAGGCCGTTCGTGAGTCGACGTTCCCTGCGCACAATCCTGGCCCTGGTCGGTTCCGCCGCAGCCGCGGTCGCCGTCGCCAGCCCAGCTTCCGCCACTCAAGTGTCCACTTTGGATTCATCGGCCGAGCCGGCGGCGCTGGCCGCGGCCCAGGAGTCGCTGAGCCAGCGGCTCGGCGCGGCCTACGCGAGCTCCTGGATCGACAGCACCACCGGCAAGTTCGTCGTCGGCACCACCGACGCCGCGCGCGCCGCCGAGATCCGCTCGGCCGGCGCGGTGCCCAAGGTGGTCGAGAACAGCGCGGCGGAGCTCGCCGGCGTGCAATCCACTTTGGACAAGAGAGCGAACTCCGTGCCGGACTCGGTGACCGGCTGGTACGTGGACGTGACCACCAACGAAGTGGTGGTTTCGGTCCTGCACAACGACGCCGCCGGCGTCGCGTGGGCCAACGCGGCCGGTTCGGCGGTCCGGGTGGAGCCGACCACCCAGGCCAACCACCCGAAGTGGAACCTGATCGGCGGCCAGGCCATCTACTTCGGCGGCGGCCGCTGCTCGATCGGCTTCAACGCGCGCAACTCCTCGGGCACCCGGTACATCATCACCGCCGGGCACTGCACGGAGATCGGCGGCAACGTCACCGGCACCGGTGGCGCGATCGGCCCGGTGGCGGGGAGTTCCTTCCCCGGCAACGACTACGGCCGCATCCAGGTGACCAGCTCGGCCGCCGTGTCCACCCCGCTGGTGGACCGCTGGTCCAGCGGGTCGGACGTGACCGTGGCCGGTTCCACGGTCAGCC from the Amycolatopsis magusensis genome contains:
- a CDS encoding S1 family peptidase, whose protein sequence is MARRLVALLGAAAAATSVLTAMTVTAAVAGTSDELFGAMQRDLGISATEAAARLSDEDRAAKTDRLLRKKLSQGYGGSWYDPGKEKLVVAVTGEAAARTARADGAEAVVVSRTEAQLDALKSKLDSRSATSPRTVAGWYVDVSSNRIVVLSRGEALGAAHSFVADSGVPADAVTVVASAESPRPLIDVVGGNAYYIGSGTRCSVGFSVTDGFVTAGHCGNTGASTSQPTGQFAGSSFPGNDYAHVRVAAGNTPVGAVNNYSGGRVAVAGSQDAPVGSSICRSGSTTGWRCGTIQARNSSVTYPQGTVSGLIRTNACAEPGDSGGSAISGSQAQGVTSGGSGNCSSGGTTYFQPVNEILQTYGLTLVTDGGGNPPGGDCDDAENTYNGNLSSGANAIQPNGGSYTTTATGVHRGCLAGPSGTDFDLYLQKLNGSTWTAVASGTTPEASETVTYTGTAGTYRWRVHAYSGSGAYTLGTDAP
- a CDS encoding LysR family transcriptional regulator — protein: MELELRHFRIICTVAEAGSITKAASALGLAQPALTAQLHRIERTLGGPLFDRDRRGVRPTPLGELVLSRARLLLPAVSTLKEEAARLTNATKPGDTPARLRLGSANGHVLGGLVHQLNSSLPGLRITTHVSWSADELAAMVAEGRLDFTLAGVCGDAPPPAQAGLAWQTLATDPVFVLLSEDHPLAAAPAVDLADLAEANWGATPGDGCFGDCFAAACARAGFAPRSLYETDVNSCIDLVESGDAVALCQPMFRRMPGVRAVPIAGNPLRWRNLLGWHPDGAAAAFAGRLLELARAAYRDVTARSPRYSAFLREHPEFGVPGPTPVV
- a CDS encoding MFS transporter, whose translation is MVSQHDGTAGPGVEPDKKTLRKAIAASAIGNATEWFDYGVYAYTATYISKQFFPSEDPAASTLGALLVFAVSFLIRPLGGMVWGPLGDRIGRQRVLATTILLMAGATFCVGLLPGYATLGIFAPILLIVLRMIQGFSTGGEYGGAATFMAEYAPDKKRGKYGSFLEFGTLAGFTLGALLVLVFQKTLSAEAMGDWGWRLPFLIAAPLGLVGLYLRSKLEDTPVFRELERKGETAQKTTTQLRDLGAFWKPLLLLVGLVVTLNVVNYTLLAYMPTYLEGQLKLSADDSLTLIIIGQLAMMVLLPFSGALSDRVGRKALWWVSIIGLFVLAIPLFKLMGTGFGAAVLAFAILGLLYVPQLSTISAMFPAMFPTHVRYAGFAIAYNVSTALFGGTAPVVNEALIDATGDNIFPAYYMMAACVVGGIALIFVPETKGASLRGRGVPGVDTLAEPVK
- a CDS encoding TIGR03086 family metal-binding protein codes for the protein MTQVFDIGPAVRRLKALVSGVREDQLGAPTPCASYAIETLLDHIHGLSRGFQAAARKDLGPLTAAAPQPRAGALGDDWRTRILAELDALAEAWRAPEAWDGMTTAGGVELPGAVAGQVALNELLVHGWDLAKATGQPFEADPAEVEVATGFVRMIAPPDQPRDPGLFGPVVEVPEDASALEQLLGLSGRDPSWRVPA
- the sigJ gene encoding RNA polymerase sigma factor SigJ, with protein sequence MTAGSLEQFEAARPRLFSLAYRMLGEAAEAEDVVQEAYLRWEKAGPVATPAAWLTRVAANLCLTRLTSARARRERYTGPWLPEPVVTGMGPLETVEQLDSLRFGVLVLLERLTPAERAAFVLREGFDYSHREIAGLLGVSEANARQLYRRAREHVGEPRKRFEAPVHKEVVERLLTAMHRGDLPTLERLLAEDVVAWSDGGGKVSAARRPITGRAKVLRFLLGLARHPRLASAGFTVAPVNGEPALLVFESGALIAVMVPEFTGGRLSEIRNVLNPEKLAFAAAQLANGQAGTRHDGSRPLRPSNCSSALASSGTSTTGPKRPGSRG
- a CDS encoding S1 family peptidase, which produces MSRRSLRTILALVGSAAAAVAVASPASATQVSTLDSSAEPAALAAAQESLSQRLGAAYASSWIDSTTGKFVVGTTDAARAAEIRSAGAVPKVVENSAAELAGVQSTLDKRANSVPDSVTGWYVDVTTNEVVVSVLHNDAAGVAWANAAGSAVRVEPTTQANHPKWNLIGGQAIYFGGGRCSIGFNARNSSGTRYIITAGHCTEIGGNVTGTGGAIGPVAGSSFPGNDYGRIQVTSSAAVSTPLVDRWSSGSDVTVAGSTVSPVGSRICRSGSTTGWRCGTVGAFNQTVNYGGGDIVYGLTRTSACAEPGDSGGSVVSDPGSGTRVQAQGMTSGGSGNCSSGGTTFFQPVNEALSAYGLTLYTG